One Ficedula albicollis isolate OC2 chromosome 15, FicAlb1.5, whole genome shotgun sequence genomic window carries:
- the MLXIP gene encoding MLX-interacting protein produces MYINRIKGIDAHSILGGTGEREERTGRSKAVTQDGSQKERPLSSGRLVSPKWKNFKGLKLQWRDKIRLNNAIWRAWYMQYLEKRKNPVCHFVTPLDGSVDVDEHRRPEAIATEGKYWKRRIEIVIREYHKWRTYFKKRLQKHKDEDLSSLVRDDDVVLWQKRRYGRETPVPMEEGSLLDADMLMSEFTDTLFSTLSSHQLVSWPNSRDIGHLGNADMIQPGLIPLQPNFDFMDTFEPFQELFTPSRSSNYFPSVSAVSSATTDSSSHSSQSPVLPSGSLPSTLPAESISDELIPSSVPAPVIPDVVADQCSSIRSGGSFIQPADFPPDSSLSGPQTFMSVFQPPLPLLQPAGSQPQSPLPAGPLSSSPSPAPAAFAAPETPKFLCESSVITHTASATLTHNAPATTFSQSQSQSLVLATQQPGAGVPCNLAFQSAVLQGQPRPQLQSQLTFALPKPVPLASAGTRPKQSQKIVPAPKLETVSLLVKNAFITPAAFQGQSRAVIVTPAPLKREGILTPATSQSNVAIAPAGIVRAPGVTEFRSNILVGPAQRAPSSQQSQSTVSHLFPPSVVQDVLVKGEHIPSHCCSSQVPSPTPSRDCQNSGQASPCTSEQSPSPQSPQSSCSGKPATDPTMAAFKNRRMKHLSEQKRRFNIKIGFSALNSLVSANSKLISHAITLQKTVEYIAKLQQERTQMQEETRRLREEIEELNATILSCQQQLPATGVPVTRQRFDHMKKLFDEYVRSRTLQNWKFWIFSIIIKPLFESFNGMVSTTSFKDLNDTALAWLDQHCSLPVLRPMVLNTLWHLSRSTSILSDPSRLPEQAREAVAKVNKRAGET; encoded by the exons CGGAAGGTTGGTTTcaccaaaatggaaaaattttaaGGGATTGAAGCTTCAGTGGAGAGACAAAATCCGTCTCAATAACGCCATCTGGAGGGCCTGGTACATGCAGT ACCTGGAGAAGCGCAAGAACCCCGTGTGCCACTTTGTCACCCCTCTGGACGGCTCCGTGGACGTGGACGAGCACCGGCGGCCAGAG GCCATTGCAACAGAAGGGAAATACTGGAAACGAAGAATTGAAATAGTCATTAGGGAGTACCACAAGTGGAGAACATACTTCAAGAAAAGG TTACAGAAGCACAAAGATGAAGATCTCTCAAGTTTGGTCAGG GATGATGATGTGGTTCTCTGGCAAAAAAGAAGGTATGGCAGAGAAACCCCAGTTCCCATGGAGGAAGGCAGTCTCTTGGATGCAGACATGCTCATGTCTGAGTTCACCGACACGCTGTTCTCCACACTCTCTTCACATCAGCTGGTTTCCTGGCCAAATTCCAGGGACATAG GACACTTAGGAAATGCTGACATGATTCAACCAGGGCTTATTCCTCTCCAGccaaattttgattttatgGATACTTTTGAGCCTTTTCAGG AATTATTCACGCCCAGTCGCTCCAGTAATTATTTCCCTTCCGTGTCTGCTGTCAGCTCAGCTaccacagacagcagcagccactctTCCCAG TCTCCTGTGCTGCCATCGGGTTCGTTGCCCAGCACGCTTCCAGCAGAGAGCATCAGCGATGAACTGATTCCTTCCTCAGTACCTGCTCCTGTCATTCCTGACGTCGTTGCTGACCAGTGTTCCAGCATTAGAAGCGGGGGATCTTTCATCCAGCCGGCAGACTTCCCTCCTGACTCGTCTCTGAGCGGGCCACAAACGTTCATGTCAGTGTTCCAGCCGCCGCTGCCGCTGCTGCAGCCCGCGGGTTCCCAGCCGCAGTCGCCGCTGCCCGCGGGGCCGCTGAGCTCCAGCCCGAGCCCCGCCCCCGCCGCCTTCGCTGCTCCGGAAACGCCCAAGTTCCTCTGTGAATCCTCGGTCATCACTCACACGGCTTCTGCCACGCTCACCCACAACGCCCCTGCCACCACTTtcagccagagccagagccagagcctggTCCTGGCCACGCAGCAGCCGGGGGCAGGAGTGCCTTGTAACCTGGCCTTCCAGAGCGCTGTACTGCAGGGGCAGCCCCGGCCCcagctgcagtcccagctgACATTTGCACTCCCCAAACCTGTTCCTCTGGCCAGTGCTGGGACAAGGCCCAAACAGTCACAAAAAATAGTGCCTGCTCCGAAGCTTGAAACAGTGTCCTTATTGGTAAAGAATGCCTTCATCACCCCAG CTGCCTTTCAGGGACAGTCCAGAGCTGTGATTGTAACTCCAGCACCTTTAAAAAGAGAGGGGATTTTGACGCCAGCCACGTCTCAGTCTAATGTTGCAATTGCACCAGCTGGAATTGTCAGa GCTCCCGGGGTGACGGAGTTCCGTAGTAACATTCTGGTTGGTCCAGCACAGCGAGCACCAAGTAGTCAACAAAGCCAGTCCACAGTCTCACATCTCTTCCCTCCTAGTGTAGTCCAGGATGTGTTGGTGAAAGGAGAGCACATCCCTTCCCACTGTTGCAGTTCACAAGTTCCCTCACCTACACCTA gcCGGGACTGCCAGAACTCAGGCCAGGCTTCCCCCTGCACCTCTGAGCAGAGCCCCAGTCCACAGtctcctcagagcagctgctcaggaaaaCCTGCCACTGACCCTACTATGGCTGCATTTAAG AATCGAAGGATGAAGCatctttcagaacaaaaaagaaGGTTCAATATCAAGATTGGTTTCAGTGCTCTGAACAGTTTGGTGTCAGCCAACTCCAAGTTG ATCAGCCACGCCATCACGCTGCAGAAGACAGTGGAGTACATCgccaagctgcagcaggagaggacaCAGATGCAGGAGGAAACCCGGCGCCTCCGGGAGGAGATCGAGGAGCTGAACGCCACCATCCT TtcttgccagcagcagctccctgctacAGGGGTTCCTGTAACACGGCAGAGGTTTGACCACATGAAGAAGTTGTTTGATGAGTATGTGAGAAGCAGAACCCTGCAGAACTGGAAGTTTTGGATT TTCAGCATTATTATTAAGCCATTGTTTGAATCCTTCAATGGGATGGTTTCTACAACAAGCTTTAAGGATCTGAACGACACTGCACTGGCCTGGTTGGATCAGCACTGTTCTCTTCCTGTTCTGAGGCCAA TGGTGCTGAACACCCTGTGGCACTTGAGCAGGAGCACCTCGATCCTGTCGGACCCGTCGCGGCTGCCGGAGCAGGCGCGGGAGGCCGTGGCCAAGGTGAACAAGAGAGCAGGGGAGACCTAA